A stretch of the Actinotalea sp. JY-7876 genome encodes the following:
- a CDS encoding peptidylprolyl isomerase codes for MAPSKREREYARRRHEKWLARQAELQAQRRRRRIITGAVLGAVALVALVALVVWNSQSADDSSRTGTSPTPTAEPTTTPEPTTADDPAAAPPDPALAENRTWTGRLTTTAGDLVLELDGAAAPQAVASFVTLAREGFFDGTTCHRLTTTESAGIAVLQCGDPNGDGTGGPAYRFGPVENAPADDVYPAGTVAMARTGEPDSMGSQFFLVHEDSTIPADSVGGYTVLGRITEGMDVLQSVADAGIAEGTGQTPATEVTIEGVEVQ; via the coding sequence GTGGCGCCGAGCAAGCGCGAGCGGGAGTACGCCCGACGACGCCACGAGAAGTGGCTCGCCCGGCAGGCCGAGCTCCAGGCGCAGCGTCGCCGTCGGCGCATCATCACGGGTGCGGTGCTGGGCGCCGTGGCCCTCGTCGCCCTCGTCGCGCTCGTCGTCTGGAACAGCCAGAGCGCGGACGACTCGAGCAGGACGGGCACGAGCCCGACGCCCACCGCCGAGCCGACGACCACCCCGGAGCCGACGACGGCCGACGATCCCGCGGCGGCCCCGCCGGACCCGGCGCTCGCGGAGAACCGCACGTGGACCGGCCGGCTGACCACGACGGCCGGGGACCTGGTGCTCGAGCTCGACGGCGCCGCGGCGCCGCAGGCCGTCGCCTCGTTCGTCACGCTGGCGCGCGAGGGGTTCTTCGACGGCACCACCTGCCACCGCCTGACGACCACCGAGAGCGCCGGGATCGCCGTCCTGCAGTGCGGCGACCCGAACGGTGACGGCACGGGCGGGCCCGCGTACCGCTTCGGTCCGGTGGAGAACGCCCCCGCCGACGATGTCTACCCGGCCGGTACGGTGGCCATGGCGAGGACGGGCGAACCCGACAGCATGGGGAGCCAGTTCTTCCTCGTGCACGAGGACTCGACCATCCCCGCGGACAGCGTGGGCGGGTACACCGTGCTCGGACGGATCACCGAGGGCATGGACGTGCTGCAGTCCGTCGCCGATGCCGGCATCGCCGAGGGAACCGGTCAGACACCGGCGACCGAGGTCACCATCGAAGGAGTTGAGGTCCAGTGA
- the aspS gene encoding aspartate--tRNA ligase — protein sequence MLRTHTAGSLRAEHIGQTVTLTGWVDRRRDHGGVAFIDLRDASGIAQVVIRDEAVAHGLRNEYVLQVTGEVGRRPEGNENTNLATGEVEVTAAEVVVLNESAPLPFQVSSALDETVGEEARLKYRYLDLRRPAPARALRLRAQANAAARRVLDAQDFVEIETPTLTRSTPEGARDFVVPARLSPGSWYALPQSPQLFKQLLMVAGMERYYQIARCYRDEDFRADRQPEFTQLDVEMSFVEEDDVIALAEQVLVALWELIGYTIPTPIPRMTFADAMARYGSDKPDLRFGLELVELTDYFRETPFRVFQAPYVGAVVMPGGGSQPRRTFDAWQEWAKQRGAKGLAYVTVGEDGELGGPVAKNLSDAERAGLVQAVGASPGDCVFFAAGKVSEARALLGAARLEIGRRVGLIDDSQWSFVWVVDAPLFKPTGEDDDVAVGGGSWTAVHHAFTSPTPDWIDRFEEDPGNALAYAYDIVCNGNEIGGGSIRIHRRDVQQRVFEVMGIGEQEAQEKFGFLLDAFAFGAPPHGGIAFGWDRILTLLTGSESIRDVIAFPKSGGGYDPLTGAPAPITAEQRKEAGVDAKPEGKAAANAPVGGRPSPAGGGPAAEGAQGAGA from the coding sequence GTGCTCCGCACCCACACCGCCGGCTCCCTGCGAGCCGAGCACATCGGTCAGACCGTCACGCTCACGGGCTGGGTCGACCGGCGGCGCGACCACGGTGGCGTGGCCTTCATCGACCTGCGCGACGCCTCGGGCATCGCCCAGGTCGTGATCCGAGACGAGGCCGTCGCGCACGGTCTGCGCAACGAGTACGTGCTCCAGGTGACCGGCGAGGTCGGCCGCCGCCCGGAGGGCAACGAGAACACGAACCTCGCGACCGGCGAGGTCGAGGTGACGGCCGCCGAGGTCGTCGTCCTGAACGAGTCGGCGCCCCTGCCGTTCCAGGTCTCCTCTGCGCTCGACGAGACGGTCGGCGAGGAGGCGCGCCTGAAGTACCGCTACCTCGACCTGCGCCGCCCGGCGCCGGCCCGCGCGCTGCGGCTGCGCGCCCAGGCCAACGCGGCGGCGCGCCGCGTCCTGGACGCCCAGGACTTCGTGGAGATCGAGACGCCCACCCTCACGCGCTCGACGCCCGAGGGTGCGCGCGACTTCGTCGTCCCCGCCCGGCTCTCGCCCGGCTCCTGGTACGCCCTGCCGCAGTCGCCGCAGCTGTTCAAGCAGCTGCTCATGGTCGCCGGCATGGAGCGCTACTACCAGATCGCCCGCTGCTACCGCGACGAGGACTTCCGCGCCGACCGCCAGCCGGAGTTCACCCAGCTCGACGTCGAGATGAGCTTCGTCGAGGAGGACGACGTCATCGCGCTGGCCGAGCAGGTGCTCGTCGCGCTGTGGGAGCTCATCGGGTACACGATCCCGACGCCGATCCCGCGCATGACCTTCGCCGACGCCATGGCGCGCTACGGCAGCGACAAGCCGGACCTGCGCTTCGGCCTCGAGCTGGTCGAGCTCACCGACTACTTCCGCGAGACGCCCTTCCGCGTGTTCCAGGCGCCGTACGTCGGCGCCGTCGTCATGCCCGGGGGCGGCTCGCAGCCCCGCCGCACGTTCGACGCGTGGCAGGAGTGGGCCAAGCAGCGCGGCGCCAAGGGCCTCGCCTACGTCACGGTGGGCGAGGACGGCGAGCTCGGCGGCCCGGTCGCCAAGAACCTGTCCGACGCCGAGCGTGCCGGTCTGGTGCAGGCCGTCGGCGCGAGCCCCGGCGACTGCGTCTTCTTCGCGGCCGGGAAGGTGTCCGAGGCGCGCGCGCTCCTCGGCGCGGCGCGCCTGGAGATCGGCCGTCGCGTCGGCCTCATCGACGACTCGCAGTGGTCGTTCGTGTGGGTCGTGGACGCGCCCCTGTTCAAGCCGACGGGCGAGGACGACGACGTCGCCGTCGGCGGTGGCTCGTGGACGGCGGTGCACCACGCCTTCACGTCCCCCACGCCGGACTGGATCGACCGGTTCGAGGAGGACCCGGGCAACGCGCTCGCCTACGCCTACGACATCGTCTGCAACGGGAACGAGATCGGTGGCGGCTCGATCCGTATCCACCGCCGGGACGTCCAGCAGCGCGTGTTCGAGGTCATGGGCATCGGCGAGCAGGAGGCGCAGGAGAAGTTCGGCTTCCTCCTCGACGCGTTCGCGTTCGGCGCGCCGCCGCACGGCGGCATCGCGTTCGGCTGGGACCGCATCCTCACGCTGCTCACCGGCTCGGAGTCCATCCGCGACGTCATCGCGTTCCCCAAGTCGGGCGGCGGCTACGACCCCCTGACGGGTGCCCCGGCACCCATCACGGCCGAGCAGCGCAAGGAGGCCGGCGTGGATGCGAAGCCCGAGGGCAAGGCGGCGGCGAACGCACCGGTGGGCGGACGTCCGTCCCCCGCCGGAGGCGGCCCGGCGGCGGAGGGCGCGCAGGGAGCGGGCGCCTGA
- a CDS encoding N-acetyltransferase translates to MLLGDRVRWATVEVETSPDPRDAVLVAVVREQRTTLLARGDAHAARELVRDRVARRSAAGADTAVGWMSLPRGDDVDPAVLDRLGLAPFSTWDWLATEAEPPRTDAEDVVARLDPRADDAAIRACLAAANPGTTADPLGHEEAAWYGVRDGHRLVGVVGAALRGGRNDDDHSWHLHGLGVRPEARSRGLGAALTAAVTRAGLREGATWVSLGMFADNDVARRLYERLGFVTEAEFASFGPLGARRPPT, encoded by the coding sequence ATGCTCCTGGGCGACCGGGTGCGCTGGGCGACAGTCGAGGTCGAGACGTCACCCGACCCGCGCGACGCGGTGCTCGTCGCCGTCGTGCGCGAGCAGCGCACGACGCTCCTGGCCCGCGGCGACGCGCACGCGGCCCGCGAGCTGGTGCGCGACCGGGTCGCGCGGCGGTCCGCCGCCGGCGCGGACACGGCTGTCGGCTGGATGAGCCTGCCGCGCGGCGACGACGTCGACCCCGCGGTGCTGGACCGCCTGGGTCTCGCCCCGTTCTCGACCTGGGACTGGCTGGCGACCGAGGCGGAGCCGCCCCGCACGGACGCCGAGGACGTCGTCGCGCGCCTGGACCCGCGCGCCGACGACGCGGCGATCCGCGCGTGCCTCGCCGCAGCGAACCCCGGCACGACCGCCGACCCGCTCGGGCACGAGGAGGCCGCCTGGTACGGCGTGCGCGACGGCCACCGGCTGGTCGGCGTCGTCGGCGCGGCGCTGCGCGGCGGCCGGAACGACGACGACCACTCCTGGCACCTGCACGGGCTCGGGGTGCGGCCCGAGGCGCGGTCCCGGGGCCTGGGCGCCGCCCTCACGGCCGCGGTGACGCGCGCGGGCCTGCGCGAGGGCGCCACCTGGGTGTCCCTGGGCATGTTCGCCGACAACGACGTGGCCCGGCGCCTGTACGAGCGCCTGGGCTTCGTCACCGAGGCGGAGTTCGCGTCCTTCGGCCCGCTCGGTGCGCGCCGCCCACCGACCTGA
- the hisS gene encoding histidine--tRNA ligase: MARPTPLSGFPEWLPAERLVEQHVLDVLRRTFELHGFAGIETRAVEPLDQLLRKGETSKEVYTLHRLQEDPAAGGEGAGLGLHFDLTVPFARYVLENAGKLAFPFRRYQIQKVWRGERPQEGRFREFTQADIDVVGQGELPYHLEVELPLVIAEAFAALRDVGVPPVRILVNNRRVMEGFALGLGLADVEPVLRSLDKLDKIGADAVATLLRDQAGADDAQAAAMLELAAVRGEDESVVQDVRGLAERHGAGGELLDQGLAELGALMASAARRARGVIVADLKIARGLDYYTGSVYETVLVGHEDLGSICSGGRYDALASDGANTYPGVGLSVGVSRLVSRLLAGGLVRATRSVPSAVLVAVTSEETRAASDAVAVALRARGIPVEVAPAAAKFGKQIRHADRRGIPFVWFPADPSAEPQAVDQVKDIRSGEQVDADAAVWAPPAEDLLPRVAATE; this comes from the coding sequence ATGGCCCGTCCCACACCCCTGTCCGGTTTCCCCGAGTGGCTCCCCGCGGAGCGCCTGGTCGAGCAGCACGTGCTCGACGTCCTGCGGCGCACGTTCGAGCTCCACGGGTTCGCCGGCATCGAGACCCGCGCGGTCGAGCCGCTCGACCAGCTCCTGCGCAAGGGCGAGACCTCCAAGGAGGTCTACACGCTGCACCGGCTCCAGGAGGACCCGGCCGCCGGCGGCGAGGGCGCGGGCCTGGGACTGCACTTCGACCTCACGGTGCCCTTCGCGCGGTACGTGCTCGAGAACGCCGGGAAGCTCGCCTTCCCCTTCCGCCGCTACCAGATCCAGAAGGTCTGGCGCGGCGAGCGCCCGCAGGAGGGGCGCTTCCGCGAGTTCACGCAGGCGGACATCGACGTCGTCGGCCAGGGCGAGCTGCCCTATCACCTGGAGGTGGAGCTCCCGCTGGTCATCGCGGAGGCGTTCGCCGCGCTGCGCGACGTCGGCGTGCCGCCCGTGCGGATCCTCGTCAACAACCGCCGGGTCATGGAGGGCTTCGCGCTCGGCCTGGGCCTCGCGGACGTGGAGCCGGTGCTCCGCTCGCTCGACAAGCTCGACAAGATCGGCGCCGACGCCGTCGCGACGCTCCTGCGCGACCAGGCGGGTGCCGACGACGCCCAGGCGGCCGCGATGCTCGAGCTCGCCGCGGTGCGCGGTGAGGACGAGTCGGTGGTGCAGGACGTGCGAGGGCTCGCCGAGCGCCACGGTGCCGGGGGAGAGCTGCTCGACCAAGGGCTCGCCGAGCTCGGCGCCCTCATGGCCTCGGCGGCGCGGCGCGCGCGCGGCGTGATCGTCGCCGACCTCAAGATCGCCCGCGGCCTGGACTACTACACCGGGTCCGTCTACGAGACCGTGCTGGTGGGGCACGAGGACCTGGGGTCGATCTGCTCGGGCGGTCGCTACGACGCGCTCGCGTCCGACGGCGCGAACACCTACCCGGGTGTCGGCCTGTCGGTCGGCGTCTCGCGGCTGGTCTCGCGCCTGCTCGCGGGCGGCCTCGTCCGTGCCACGCGGTCGGTGCCGAGCGCGGTGCTCGTCGCGGTCACCTCCGAGGAGACGCGTGCGGCGAGCGACGCGGTCGCGGTCGCGCTGCGGGCCCGCGGCATCCCGGTCGAGGTGGCGCCCGCGGCCGCGAAGTTCGGCAAGCAGATCCGGCACGCGGACCGGCGGGGCATCCCGTTCGTCTGGTTCCCGGCCGACCCCTCCGCCGAGCCGCAGGCCGTCGACCAGGTCAAGGACATCCGCAGCGGCGAGCAGGTCGACGCCGACGCCGCCGTGTGGGCCCCGCCCGCCGAGGACCTGCTGCCGCGCGTCGCCGCCACGGAGTGA
- a CDS encoding MBL fold metallo-hydrolase, protein MILRTLVAPLLGACCHVLVDDDRCVVVDPGAGVADDVVALVEREGWRPAGVLLTHGHVDHTWDAAQLGERLGVAVHVHVEDAYRLEDPFGSLGPLGDQLAALAGGAPPAPRDVVTFAADPGEPVPLVVGRGDAAVELRALHSPGHTQGSTVYLVTGDDGVPAALTGDVLFAGTMGRTDLPGGDGDAMARTLSRLARLDPATVIHPGHGGTSTIAVELATNPYLRAT, encoded by the coding sequence GTGATCCTGCGGACCCTCGTCGCCCCCCTGCTGGGCGCCTGCTGCCACGTGCTCGTCGACGACGACCGCTGCGTGGTCGTCGACCCGGGAGCGGGCGTCGCCGACGACGTCGTCGCGCTCGTCGAGCGGGAGGGCTGGCGGCCCGCGGGCGTGCTCCTGACCCACGGTCACGTCGATCACACGTGGGACGCGGCGCAGCTGGGGGAGCGCCTCGGCGTCGCGGTGCACGTGCACGTCGAGGACGCGTACCGCCTCGAGGACCCGTTCGGGTCCCTGGGACCGCTCGGTGACCAGCTCGCAGCCTTGGCCGGCGGCGCGCCGCCGGCGCCGCGCGACGTCGTGACCTTCGCCGCCGACCCGGGCGAGCCGGTGCCGCTCGTCGTCGGCCGCGGCGACGCCGCCGTGGAGCTCCGAGCGCTGCACAGCCCCGGTCACACGCAGGGATCGACCGTCTACCTCGTGACCGGTGACGACGGGGTCCCGGCTGCCCTGACCGGCGACGTCCTCTTCGCGGGGACGATGGGTCGCACCGACCTGCCCGGAGGCGACGGCGACGCCATGGCGCGCACCCTGAGCCGGCTCGCCCGCCTCGACCCGGCGACGGTCATCCACCCCGGGCACGGCGGGACGTCGACCATCGCGGTGGAGCTGGCGACCAACCCGTACCTGCGCGCGACCTAG
- a CDS encoding Rv2578c family radical SAM protein, with product MRWDGQRIGADDGALPDLARPDLALQGLVRSVRTPDFAGVTFHEVAARSALNKVPAASSMPFRWTINPMRGCLHACVYCFARPTHEYLDLDAGRDFETQIVVKTNVVEVLRAELARPSWRREHVALGTNTDPYQRAEGRYRLMPGIIDALASSGTPFSILTKGTLLKRDIPLLAEAQRRVPVGMAISLAVLDSGLQQSVEPGTPTPRARLDLIRALRDAGLPCGVLVAPVMPWLTDSVEHLDALLTELAAAGATGVTALPLHLRGSVKPWFLRWLASERPDLVGRYRRLYGSGAYVSAEYKDWLHARLRPLLERHGFATSDHRAADGAVRAEEGSYPLGSMAGWDADRAPAALDVGPMQPALF from the coding sequence ATGAGGTGGGACGGCCAGCGGATCGGCGCCGACGACGGCGCGCTCCCTGACCTCGCGCGCCCGGACCTGGCCCTCCAGGGCCTCGTCCGCAGCGTGCGGACGCCGGACTTCGCCGGGGTGACGTTCCACGAGGTGGCGGCCAGGAGCGCGCTCAACAAGGTGCCTGCGGCGTCGTCCATGCCCTTCCGCTGGACGATCAACCCGATGCGCGGATGCCTCCATGCGTGTGTGTACTGCTTCGCCCGGCCCACGCACGAGTACCTCGACCTCGACGCGGGGCGGGACTTCGAGACGCAGATCGTCGTCAAGACCAACGTCGTCGAGGTCCTGCGCGCGGAGCTGGCGCGGCCGTCGTGGCGCCGGGAGCACGTCGCGCTCGGGACCAACACCGACCCGTACCAGCGGGCCGAGGGCCGCTACCGGCTGATGCCGGGGATCATCGACGCGCTGGCGTCGTCCGGTACGCCGTTCTCGATCCTCACCAAGGGCACGCTCCTCAAACGGGACATCCCCCTGCTCGCCGAGGCCCAGCGCCGCGTGCCGGTCGGCATGGCGATCTCGCTCGCGGTGCTCGACTCCGGGCTCCAGCAGTCCGTGGAGCCGGGCACCCCGACGCCCCGAGCGCGCCTCGACCTGATCCGTGCGCTGCGCGACGCCGGCCTGCCGTGCGGCGTCCTCGTCGCGCCGGTCATGCCCTGGCTCACGGACTCCGTCGAGCACCTCGACGCGCTCCTCACCGAGCTCGCGGCCGCGGGCGCCACCGGCGTCACGGCGCTGCCGCTGCACCTGCGCGGGTCGGTCAAGCCGTGGTTCCTGCGCTGGCTCGCGTCCGAGCGGCCGGACCTCGTGGGTCGCTACCGCAGGCTCTACGGATCGGGCGCGTACGTCTCCGCCGAGTACAAGGACTGGCTGCACGCGCGACTGCGGCCGCTGCTGGAGCGCCACGGCTTCGCGACGTCGGACCACCGGGCCGCCGACGGTGCCGTGCGAGCAGAGGAGGGCTCGTACCCGCTCGGGAGCATGGCGGGCTGGGACGCGGACCGCGCCCCGGCCGCGCTCGACGTCGGGCCCATGCAGCCGGCGCTCTTCTGA
- a CDS encoding PPOX class F420-dependent oxidoreductase, with translation MARRIATADRVDREQLLEFLRPRHHAVLLTRRRDGSPQMSPVTCGVDDAGRVVVSTYPDRAKAVNARRDPAVSLCVVSDDWDPWVQVDGTAEVLDLPDSVEPLVEYYRNIAGEHPDWDEYRRAMVDQGKSIIRVTIERWGPVATGGFPARLAQS, from the coding sequence ATGGCCCGCCGCATCGCCACCGCCGACCGCGTCGACCGCGAGCAGCTGCTCGAGTTCCTGCGCCCGCGCCACCACGCCGTCCTGCTCACCCGCCGGCGCGACGGCAGCCCGCAGATGTCACCCGTCACCTGCGGCGTGGACGACGCCGGGCGCGTGGTCGTCTCGACCTACCCGGACCGCGCGAAGGCGGTCAACGCCCGCCGGGACCCCGCCGTGAGCCTGTGTGTGGTCTCGGACGACTGGGACCCGTGGGTCCAGGTCGACGGCACCGCCGAGGTGCTCGACCTGCCGGACTCCGTCGAACCGCTCGTCGAGTACTACCGCAACATCGCGGGCGAGCACCCGGACTGGGACGAGTACCGCCGGGCGATGGTCGACCAGGGCAAGTCGATCATCCGGGTCACGATCGAGCGGTGGGGCCCCGTCGCCACCGGCGGCTTCCCGGCGCGGCTCGCGCAGTCCTGA
- a CDS encoding MMPL family transporter: MFDTLGRVIARHPRRTIVVWAVLAVLCFALALVGVGGQNLFERLSTGAPQVPGSESAQADDILADAATTGPSLTLAVERIDPLAPDVAEPLAAAREELLAIDGVGAVIDPYMLPEGPQSPAVAPLLAADGEGFLVVVELEPDLSETRQDTALAEVQDRLEGLVGALADVDPDVTGQVGGTSLIFEEITGQVEKDLATGEAVALPIALLVMVLVFGGFLSAAMPMAGAIASIAGGLGAVYGLSHWLDMDSSVVNVVTLLGLGLSIDYGLLIVSRFREELSALDEPTTGRRRRGRGDPAVEAALRRTMQTAGRTVAFSALTVAISILGLVVFEPAILRAFGSAGVAVILVAVSTALTLVPALLVLAGRRLVRPGLISRVPGLRRVLERTGDVVSEEGVFSRLAAWVQRRPWLVLVGSIAVLGLLASPAAHMELRNSTVELLPRNSDQRAYVQTIGENYPASATPAVVVVAQGPLEEVAAWAEGLAELDEVASVDPPAPTGAYVVVGVRPDTDDAGGAVARAVVDEVRAVDAPFPVWVTGQAANQIDFTGALADRAPWAAGIVVLATFVLLFLMTGSLVIPLKALLTNALSLLASLGVLVWVFQDGHLADLLRFTPTGGIETYVVALVIAFGFGLAMDYEVFLLSRIKELWDGGATNDDAVRLGLQRSGRIITSAALIIIVVFAGFVVGELLVIKEVGFSLAVAVLIDATLVRMLLVPATMTLLGKYNWWAPGPLRRLQQRVDLAH, encoded by the coding sequence GTGTTCGACACCCTCGGCCGCGTCATCGCGCGTCACCCACGTCGCACGATCGTCGTCTGGGCGGTCCTCGCCGTGCTCTGCTTCGCCCTCGCGCTCGTCGGGGTCGGCGGGCAGAACCTCTTCGAGCGCCTGTCGACGGGCGCCCCGCAGGTGCCGGGCTCCGAGAGCGCGCAGGCGGACGACATCCTCGCCGACGCCGCCACCACGGGGCCGAGCCTGACGCTCGCCGTCGAACGCATCGACCCGCTCGCGCCCGACGTCGCCGAGCCGCTCGCCGCGGCACGCGAGGAGCTGCTGGCGATCGACGGGGTCGGGGCCGTGATCGACCCCTACATGCTCCCGGAGGGCCCGCAGAGCCCGGCCGTCGCCCCGCTGCTCGCGGCCGACGGCGAGGGCTTCCTCGTCGTCGTCGAGCTCGAGCCCGACCTGAGCGAGACCCGCCAGGACACGGCGCTCGCCGAGGTGCAGGACCGGCTCGAGGGCCTCGTCGGCGCCCTGGCCGACGTCGACCCGGACGTCACCGGGCAGGTGGGCGGCACGTCCCTGATCTTCGAGGAGATCACGGGGCAGGTCGAGAAGGACCTCGCGACGGGCGAGGCCGTGGCGCTGCCCATCGCGCTGCTGGTCATGGTGCTCGTGTTCGGCGGCTTCCTGTCCGCCGCGATGCCCATGGCGGGCGCGATCGCCTCGATCGCCGGCGGCCTCGGCGCGGTCTACGGGCTGTCGCACTGGCTCGACATGGACTCCTCGGTCGTCAACGTCGTGACCCTGCTCGGCCTCGGGCTCTCCATCGACTACGGCCTGCTGATCGTGTCCCGCTTCCGCGAGGAGCTGTCCGCCCTCGACGAGCCCACCACCGGGCGCCGGCGCCGCGGGCGGGGCGACCCCGCGGTCGAGGCCGCCCTGCGCCGCACCATGCAGACGGCGGGGCGCACCGTGGCGTTCTCGGCGCTCACCGTGGCGATCTCGATCCTCGGCCTGGTCGTCTTCGAGCCGGCGATCCTGCGCGCCTTCGGCTCGGCGGGCGTCGCCGTGATCCTCGTGGCCGTCTCGACGGCCCTCACCCTCGTGCCCGCCCTGCTGGTGCTCGCGGGGCGCCGGCTCGTGCGCCCGGGCCTGATCAGCCGCGTCCCCGGCCTGCGCCGCGTCCTGGAGCGCACGGGCGACGTCGTCTCGGAGGAGGGCGTCTTCTCACGCCTCGCCGCGTGGGTGCAGCGCCGGCCCTGGCTCGTGCTGGTCGGGAGCATCGCGGTCCTGGGGCTGCTCGCGTCGCCGGCCGCGCACATGGAGCTCCGCAACTCCACGGTGGAGCTCCTCCCCCGCAACTCCGACCAGCGCGCGTACGTCCAGACGATCGGCGAGAACTACCCCGCCTCGGCGACGCCCGCGGTCGTGGTGGTCGCCCAGGGCCCGCTCGAGGAGGTCGCCGCGTGGGCCGAGGGCCTCGCGGAGCTGGACGAGGTCGCCTCCGTGGACCCGCCGGCGCCGACCGGCGCCTACGTGGTCGTGGGCGTCCGCCCGGACACCGACGACGCCGGCGGAGCGGTCGCCCGCGCCGTCGTCGACGAGGTGCGGGCCGTCGACGCGCCCTTCCCCGTCTGGGTCACCGGGCAGGCGGCCAACCAGATCGACTTCACCGGCGCCCTCGCCGACCGCGCACCGTGGGCCGCCGGCATCGTGGTGCTGGCCACCTTCGTGCTGCTGTTCCTCATGACCGGGTCGCTGGTCATCCCGCTCAAGGCGCTGCTGACCAATGCGCTCTCGCTGCTCGCCTCGCTCGGCGTGCTCGTGTGGGTGTTCCAGGACGGCCACCTCGCCGACCTGCTGCGGTTCACGCCGACGGGCGGGATCGAGACGTACGTCGTGGCGCTCGTCATCGCGTTCGGCTTCGGCCTCGCGATGGACTACGAGGTGTTCCTGCTCTCGCGGATCAAGGAGCTGTGGGACGGCGGTGCCACCAACGACGACGCCGTGCGCCTCGGGCTGCAGCGGTCCGGCCGGATCATCACGTCCGCCGCGCTGATCATCATCGTGGTGTTCGCCGGCTTCGTGGTCGGCGAGCTGCTGGTGATCAAGGAGGTGGGCTTCTCGCTCGCCGTCGCCGTGCTCATCGACGCGACCCTGGTCCGGATGCTGCTCGTCCCGGCCACCATGACGCTGCTCGGGAAGTACAACTGGTGGGCCCCCGGTCCCCTGCGGCGCCTCCAGCAGCGCGTCGACCTCGCCCACTGA